A stretch of the Aminipila terrae genome encodes the following:
- the ansA gene encoding asparaginase, with protein sequence MKKKICIIYTGGTIGMKETEYGYAPVPGYMEKTLRGMQEFREPEIPDYDFIEYTPLLDSSNITVENWNQIGKDIRERYCDYNGFVVMHGTDTMAYTASALSFMLQGLSKPVILTGSQIPLCKVRSDARENLITSMIIAAEYNIPEVCIYFGGKLIRGNRSTKVSSDMLIAFDSPNYGPLAEAGVNITLNQKRIRLESKELSFCPFENNQIAVLKIFPGIQFEIFENIMTEKLKGIVIEAFGAGNIPQNDDSMIRMLQNAKSNGTYIIVCTQCHRGSATIGQYETSKPLAEAGAISGFDMTVEAAVTKLYYLLSKHYEPREIRLLMESDLRGELTRDV encoded by the coding sequence GTGAAAAAGAAAATCTGTATTATTTATACCGGCGGTACTATCGGAATGAAAGAGACAGAGTATGGGTATGCTCCCGTTCCCGGATATATGGAGAAGACCTTAAGGGGAATGCAGGAATTTAGAGAGCCTGAGATACCAGACTATGATTTTATTGAATATACACCGCTTTTAGATTCATCTAATATTACCGTTGAAAACTGGAATCAGATTGGGAAAGATATAAGAGAACGGTATTGTGATTATAATGGCTTTGTGGTTATGCACGGAACAGATACCATGGCTTACACCGCATCGGCTTTATCCTTTATGCTGCAGGGATTGTCAAAACCTGTTATTCTCACGGGCTCACAAATCCCTTTATGTAAAGTGAGAAGTGATGCAAGAGAAAATCTGATAACTTCCATGATTATTGCGGCCGAATATAATATACCGGAAGTATGTATTTATTTTGGCGGAAAACTCATAAGAGGAAATCGGTCAACAAAGGTTAGTTCGGATATGCTGATTGCTTTTGATTCTCCTAATTATGGGCCTTTAGCAGAGGCTGGGGTAAATATCACTTTAAATCAAAAAAGAATCAGATTGGAAAGCAAAGAATTGAGCTTTTGCCCCTTTGAAAATAATCAGATTGCAGTATTAAAGATTTTCCCTGGCATACAATTTGAAATCTTTGAAAACATCATGACTGAAAAACTAAAAGGGATTGTTATTGAGGCTTTTGGCGCAGGAAATATACCACAGAATGACGATTCAATGATCCGGATGCTGCAAAATGCCAAGTCCAATGGGACGTATATCATCGTTTGTACTCAGTGCCATAGGGGTTCTGCTACCATTGGACAGTATGAGACTAGTAAGCCTCTTGCTGAAGCCGGAGCCATAAGCGGATTTGATATGACTGTAGAGGCTGCAGTTACAAAGTTATATTATTTGCTGAGCAAGCACTATGAGCCAAGAGAAATCAGACTTCTTATGGAAAGCGATCTCCGGGGAGAACTGACACGTGATGTATAG
- a CDS encoding AAA family ATPase — translation MYINSAILNEEIPRDSYLCHVPAIKYLINNKSISFSSNVTFFVGENGTGKSTLLEAIAVAYGFNAEGGTKNFNFSTNKTHSELCEYLTISKSRYAKDGFFLRAESFYNFATNVDELDLSGNYGGKSLHNQSHGESFLSLVQNRFGGKGMYILDEPEAALSPTRLLSLIAEIDALVKQDSQFIIATHSPILMTFPRSTIYQFTESGIEMVDYKQTEHYQLSRSFLENPEKMLHYLLGD, via the coding sequence ATGTATATTAATAGTGCCATTCTCAATGAAGAAATCCCAAGAGACTCTTACCTTTGTCATGTGCCTGCTATTAAATATCTCATAAATAATAAGTCTATTTCATTTTCAAGCAATGTAACATTTTTTGTTGGAGAAAATGGCACAGGAAAATCTACTTTGCTGGAAGCTATTGCTGTTGCGTATGGATTTAATGCAGAGGGGGGGACAAAGAATTTTAATTTTTCAACCAACAAAACCCATTCAGAACTGTGTGAGTATTTAACTATCTCTAAATCCAGATATGCAAAGGATGGTTTCTTCCTAAGGGCAGAAAGTTTCTACAATTTTGCTACCAATGTGGATGAGTTAGATCTTTCCGGAAACTATGGAGGGAAATCCCTGCATAATCAATCCCATGGGGAAAGTTTTCTTTCTTTAGTGCAGAACAGATTTGGTGGAAAAGGAATGTATATTCTTGATGAACCAGAAGCTGCTCTTTCACCAACCAGGCTTCTGTCCCTGATAGCGGAGATTGATGCATTAGTGAAACAAGATTCCCAATTTATTATAGCCACTCATTCACCGATTCTCATGACTTTTCCTCGTTCCACAATCTATCAGTTTACGGAGTCAGGTATAGAAATGGTAGATTATAAACAGACGGAACACTATCAGCTGTCCAGAAGTTTTTTGGAGAATCCAGAAAAAATGTTACACTATTTACTGGGAGACTAA
- the radA gene encoding DNA repair protein RadA, which produces MKKAKTIFVCQECGYETAKWMGQCICGAWNSMVEEKVIPVNENDSRSRTTANISGNARQRVKASRLSEVQSGNFSRIDTGIGELNRVLGGGLVKGSLTLISGEPGIGKSTIIIQAASNIAGQYGKVLYVSGEESEEQIKMRGDRVCKGNIQNLFLLAETNMENIINVTEELKPEFIIIDSIQTMYSPELDSAPGSVSQVRACGNELMKMGKVQNIPIFIVAHVTKSGELAGPKIVEHLVDCVLNFSGERNQELRILRCFKNRFGTTSEIGAFEMMEEGLVEIENLSKTFLEGMEEGAEGAIATAVYEGTRPLLLEIQALTAPTNIGFARRTAIGIDNNRLNMLLAVLERKAGLSLINQDVYVNVVGGLRPDGTSTDLAVALAIYSSFKGKTASGKTLALGEIGLTGDLRSVQNCEKIVREASRMGFSRIILPKKNELAIKEPPQNVKLVGVSNIRDAISCFS; this is translated from the coding sequence ATGAAAAAGGCAAAGACTATATTTGTATGCCAGGAATGTGGTTACGAGACTGCTAAATGGATGGGACAGTGCATCTGTGGAGCCTGGAACTCCATGGTAGAAGAAAAAGTAATCCCTGTGAATGAAAATGACAGCAGAAGCAGAACTACGGCTAATATAAGCGGAAATGCCAGGCAAAGAGTGAAAGCATCCAGATTATCAGAGGTCCAGTCGGGTAATTTTTCAAGAATTGATACCGGCATAGGAGAGTTAAACAGGGTTTTAGGAGGAGGACTGGTCAAAGGTTCTCTTACGCTCATATCAGGAGAACCTGGTATAGGAAAGTCTACAATTATAATTCAGGCAGCCTCAAACATCGCCGGACAATATGGGAAGGTACTATATGTTTCTGGAGAAGAGTCGGAAGAACAGATTAAAATGCGGGGAGACAGAGTATGTAAAGGCAATATACAGAATCTGTTTTTACTGGCTGAAACCAATATGGAAAATATCATAAATGTCACAGAGGAATTAAAGCCGGAATTTATTATTATAGATTCCATACAAACTATGTATTCACCAGAACTGGATTCTGCACCAGGAAGTGTTTCCCAGGTGCGGGCTTGCGGAAACGAATTGATGAAAATGGGAAAGGTACAAAATATTCCAATATTTATAGTGGCTCATGTGACGAAATCAGGAGAACTTGCAGGCCCTAAAATAGTGGAACACTTAGTGGACTGTGTTCTTAATTTTTCTGGGGAGAGAAACCAGGAGTTAAGGATACTACGATGCTTTAAAAATAGATTTGGCACTACAAGTGAAATCGGGGCTTTCGAGATGATGGAAGAAGGTCTGGTTGAAATTGAAAACTTATCTAAAACTTTTCTTGAGGGAATGGAGGAAGGCGCGGAAGGAGCTATAGCTACTGCAGTTTATGAAGGCACAAGGCCTTTGCTTTTAGAAATTCAGGCGTTAACAGCCCCTACAAATATTGGTTTTGCCAGAAGAACTGCCATTGGCATTGATAATAACCGGCTGAACATGCTGCTGGCAGTGCTTGAACGAAAAGCGGGTCTGTCTCTCATAAACCAGGATGTATACGTCAATGTTGTAGGGGGATTAAGGCCAGACGGTACGTCTACGGATCTGGCCGTGGCCCTTGCTATATATTCTTCCTTTAAAGGTAAGACTGCGTCAGGGAAAACCCTGGCACTGGGTGAAATCGGACTGACCGGAGATTTGAGATCTGTTCAGAACTGTGAGAAGATTGTAAGAGAAGCAAGCAGAATGGGATTTTCAAGAATAATTTTACCGAAAAAAAATGAACTTGCCATTAAAGAGCCTCCGCAAAATGTAAAACTTGTGGGAGTGTCAAATATCAGAGATGCTATTTCATGTTTTTCATAA
- a CDS encoding APC family permease, which yields MKTELKEKYGLITAIAMVVGIVIGSGVFFKAEKVLNATGGDLPLGILAWVIGGLIMIACAYTFAVMATRYQYVNGIVDYAEATMGSKYGYYVGWFMALIYYPTLTSVLAWVSARYTCVLFGWDIVGGPCMTISCFFLIGSYALNTLSPVLSGKFQVSTTVIKLIPLFLMAVIGTIVGLGNGMTAHNFTTVVNHVNTSNALFTAVVATAFAYEGWIVATSINAELKNSKKNLPIALVCGTFIIMAVYILYYVGLAGAVTNEVMMAGGEAGAKLAFETMFTNVGGTLIFVFVIISCLGTLNGLMLGCTRGIYSVASRKQGPNPEIFGQVDKVTNMPTNSSVIGLLLCAIWLLFFYGANLASPTWFGFFCFDSSELPIVSIYALYIPIFIMMIKKEKDLPAFKRFFMPILALAGCVFMIIAACFSHGKAVIAYLIVFAVIMFIGAIFSKQKNVA from the coding sequence ATGAAAACTGAATTAAAAGAAAAATATGGCCTGATTACTGCAATTGCTATGGTTGTAGGCATAGTAATCGGAAGTGGTGTCTTTTTCAAAGCAGAAAAAGTACTAAATGCTACTGGAGGTGACCTTCCTCTTGGTATTTTAGCCTGGGTAATCGGTGGTCTTATTATGATTGCATGCGCATATACCTTCGCAGTAATGGCAACAAGATATCAATATGTAAATGGTATCGTTGACTACGCAGAAGCCACAATGGGCAGTAAATATGGCTACTACGTAGGCTGGTTTATGGCACTTATTTATTATCCTACACTTACATCCGTTTTAGCCTGGGTATCTGCCAGATATACATGCGTATTATTTGGGTGGGACATTGTTGGCGGTCCATGTATGACTATTTCATGCTTTTTCCTGATTGGAAGCTATGCCCTTAATACTTTATCCCCTGTACTTTCAGGTAAGTTCCAGGTTTCAACAACCGTTATCAAATTAATTCCATTATTTTTAATGGCTGTTATCGGGACTATTGTAGGCCTTGGAAACGGTATGACTGCACATAACTTCACAACTGTGGTAAATCACGTAAACACTTCAAATGCTTTATTTACAGCAGTAGTTGCCACAGCTTTTGCATATGAAGGCTGGATTGTAGCTACCAGTATAAATGCCGAATTAAAGAATTCTAAAAAGAATCTGCCAATCGCTTTAGTTTGCGGAACCTTTATTATTATGGCAGTATATATTCTTTACTATGTAGGTCTTGCAGGAGCTGTTACTAACGAAGTTATGATGGCAGGCGGTGAAGCTGGAGCAAAACTTGCATTTGAAACAATGTTTACCAATGTAGGCGGTACACTTATCTTTGTATTTGTAATTATTTCATGTCTGGGTACCCTGAACGGACTTATGCTTGGCTGTACAAGAGGTATTTATTCTGTTGCTTCCAGAAAGCAGGGACCTAATCCTGAAATTTTTGGTCAGGTTGACAAAGTAACCAATATGCCTACAAATTCATCCGTTATTGGTTTACTATTATGCGCTATCTGGCTGCTATTCTTCTATGGTGCTAACCTGGCTTCTCCTACATGGTTTGGATTCTTCTGTTTTGATTCATCAGAGCTTCCAATAGTATCCATTTACGCATTATATATCCCTATCTTCATTATGATGATTAAAAAGGAAAAGGATTTACCAGCATTTAAACGTTTCTTTATGCCTATACTTGCTCTTGCAGGCTGCGTATTTATGATTATTGCCGCTTGTTTCTCACATGGTAAAGCTGTCATAGCATATCTGATTGTGTTTGCAGTTATCATGTTTATCGGTGCAATATTCAGCAAACAGAAAAACGTTGCTTAA
- a CDS encoding response regulator transcription factor: protein MSKLLIVDDEIKIREVIREYAEFNSHEVDEAADGMEAIGLCKLNDYDLIILDVMMPKLDGFSTCKELRKFKDTPVIMLSARGEEYDKLFGFELGVDDYVVKPFSPKELMARVHAVLARKASVQLAEQDILNFKGLSINIPARTVLVDGEKIELTPKEYDLLFYLAKNCNLALSRDKLLSDIWGYDFFGDDRTIDTHIKNLRNNLGPYRDFIVTLRGVGYKFEA from the coding sequence ATGAGTAAATTGTTAATTGTTGACGATGAAATTAAAATTAGAGAAGTTATAAGGGAATATGCTGAATTTAACAGTCATGAGGTAGATGAGGCTGCAGATGGTATGGAAGCTATAGGGCTCTGCAAACTAAATGATTACGATTTGATTATACTTGATGTGATGATGCCTAAACTGGATGGATTCTCCACTTGCAAGGAACTTAGAAAATTTAAAGACACACCAGTAATCATGCTTTCTGCCAGGGGTGAGGAATATGATAAACTCTTTGGTTTTGAACTGGGGGTAGATGACTATGTGGTTAAGCCTTTCAGCCCCAAGGAACTGATGGCAAGAGTTCACGCAGTACTGGCAAGAAAAGCTTCCGTTCAGCTTGCTGAGCAGGATATACTTAATTTTAAGGGGTTATCTATTAATATTCCTGCAAGAACTGTCCTTGTGGATGGTGAGAAAATTGAACTTACACCAAAAGAATATGACCTTCTGTTTTATCTGGCTAAAAACTGCAATCTTGCATTATCAAGAGATAAACTCCTGTCAGATATCTGGGGTTATGACTTTTTTGGTGATGACAGGACTATAGACACCCATATTAAAAACCTGAGAAACAATCTGGGACCATACAGAGATTTTATAGTTACCTTAAGGGGTGTAGGA
- a CDS encoding elongation factor G — translation MKGYTSDTIRNVALVGHGGCGKTTFLESALLATGVINRLGRVEDGNTVSDYDKMEIEKGYSINTSVVPIEWKDSKINFIDTPGYFDFIGEVNAALRAAEAAVILVDAGAGIQVGTEQAWKACERYKKPRFIVINKRDKDEFDFYKTFDELKAKFGDTLIPFSWPLSAEIDEGLKEAIAMTDEELMDKYFNGDDFTDDEIRSGLRHGIADGVIVPVCSSAFSLGHGIEGLLDLLITYVPTPLEHGPYYGFNEKNEHIERKSVVDAPMSAFVFKTIVDPFVGKISIMKVITGKINSGTEVLNERSDKVEKLGKLFFLRGKNQLELNYAEAGDIVAVAKLQYTLSGDTLCDKSDIIRYLPLDYPEPSYFIAIEAVDKGDEEKMGTGLNKLREEDPSFIVTRNNETHQTLLGGQGEIQLGIIIAKLKDRFGVSVKTVPQKIAYRETIKGNSDVQGKHKKQSGGAGQYGDVHIRFSPSEQEFEFSEQLFGGSIPKNYVPAVEKGLMESMHKGPLAGCKVVNIKAVLYDGSYHDVDSNEMSFKIAASLAFKKGIVEAKPCLLEPVMHMEITVPDEYMGDVMGDMNKRRGKILGMEPLQGGGQKLLAEAPHAEIFDYAVSLRAMTQARGSFTQKFERYEEVPTHLAEKIIAKHKAETEA, via the coding sequence ATGAAGGGCTATACGAGCGATACTATTAGAAACGTTGCACTTGTTGGACATGGCGGATGTGGTAAGACTACATTTTTGGAATCAGCTTTATTGGCAACAGGCGTGATTAACCGACTTGGCAGAGTTGAAGACGGAAATACAGTATCTGACTACGACAAGATGGAAATTGAAAAGGGATATTCAATTAACACTTCTGTTGTTCCTATTGAATGGAAAGATAGCAAGATTAACTTTATTGATACCCCAGGATATTTCGATTTTATCGGTGAAGTGAATGCAGCACTGAGAGCTGCCGAAGCTGCAGTGATTCTTGTGGATGCAGGTGCAGGTATTCAGGTAGGAACTGAACAGGCTTGGAAGGCTTGTGAGAGATATAAGAAACCAAGATTTATTGTTATAAATAAGAGAGATAAAGATGAATTTGATTTTTATAAGACTTTTGACGAATTAAAAGCAAAGTTTGGAGATACACTTATTCCGTTTAGCTGGCCCCTTTCAGCAGAAATAGATGAAGGTCTGAAAGAAGCCATTGCCATGACAGATGAAGAACTTATGGACAAGTATTTTAATGGAGATGACTTTACAGATGATGAAATCAGAAGTGGATTAAGACACGGAATAGCTGATGGGGTTATTGTTCCTGTGTGCTCTTCTGCGTTCTCATTGGGACATGGAATTGAAGGATTGCTGGATTTACTTATTACATATGTACCTACTCCTTTGGAACATGGACCTTATTATGGATTTAATGAGAAAAATGAGCATATTGAGAGAAAATCTGTGGTGGATGCACCAATGTCAGCCTTTGTATTTAAGACTATTGTTGACCCGTTTGTTGGTAAGATTTCCATTATGAAAGTTATCACAGGAAAAATAAATTCAGGAACAGAAGTTTTAAATGAGAGGTCCGATAAAGTAGAGAAATTAGGAAAGTTATTTTTCCTCAGAGGGAAAAACCAGTTGGAACTGAATTATGCTGAAGCCGGTGATATCGTCGCCGTAGCCAAACTGCAGTATACATTATCAGGAGATACTCTTTGTGACAAGAGTGATATCATTCGTTACTTACCTCTAGATTATCCTGAACCTTCATACTTTATAGCTATTGAAGCAGTGGATAAAGGTGATGAGGAAAAGATGGGAACAGGTCTCAATAAACTAAGAGAGGAAGATCCATCATTTATAGTAACAAGAAATAATGAAACCCATCAGACACTACTGGGTGGTCAGGGTGAAATCCAGCTGGGAATTATCATAGCAAAATTGAAAGACAGATTTGGTGTTTCCGTAAAAACTGTACCTCAGAAAATTGCTTACAGAGAAACTATAAAAGGAAATTCCGATGTACAGGGAAAACATAAAAAACAATCCGGCGGCGCGGGTCAGTACGGAGATGTTCATATCAGATTTTCCCCATCAGAACAGGAATTTGAATTCTCAGAGCAATTATTCGGCGGATCCATACCTAAAAACTATGTTCCAGCAGTAGAAAAAGGCTTGATGGAATCTATGCATAAAGGACCTCTGGCTGGATGTAAAGTAGTAAATATAAAAGCCGTTCTTTATGATGGATCTTACCATGATGTGGACTCAAATGAAATGTCATTTAAAATAGCAGCTTCATTAGCCTTTAAGAAGGGCATCGTAGAGGCCAAACCATGCCTTCTGGAACCAGTTATGCATATGGAAATCACTGTTCCGGATGAATACATGGGAGATGTTATGGGAGATATGAACAAGAGAAGGGGTAAAATTCTGGGAATGGAACCACTTCAGGGAGGTGGACAAAAGCTTCTTGCAGAGGCTCCTCATGCTGAAATCTTTGATTATGCAGTATCCCTGAGAGCTATGACTCAGGCAAGAGGATCATTTACACAAAAATTTGAGAGATATGAAGAAGTACCTACTCATTTAGCTGAAAAAATTATAGCCAAACATAAGGCTGAAACTGAGGCATAG